From one Flavobacterium kingsejongi genomic stretch:
- the rpoB gene encoding DNA-directed RNA polymerase subunit beta: MITNQTERLNFASTKNIPDYPDFLDIQVKSFKDFFQLETKSDERGNEGLYNTFMENFPITDTRNQFVLEFLDYFVDPPRYTIQECIERGLTYSVPLKARLKLYCTDPEHEDFETIVQDVYLGTIPYMTPSGTFVINGAERVVVSQLHRSPGVFFGQSFHANGTKLYSARVIPFKGSWIEFATDINSVMYAYIDRKKKLPVTTLFRAIGFERDKDILEIFDLAEEIKVSKTGLKKYIGRKLAARVLNTWHEDFVDEDTGEVVSIERNEIILDRDTIIDKDNVEEIIDANVKTVLLHKEDNNQADYAIIHNTLQKDPTNSEKEAVEHIYRQLRNAEPPDEETARGIIDKLFFSDQRYNLGEVGRYRMNKKLGLDIPMEKQVLTKEDIITIVKYLIELINSKAEIDDIDHLSNRRVRTVGEQLSAQFGVGLARMARTIRERMNVRDNEVFTPIDLINAKTLSSVINSFFGTNQLSQFMDQTNPLAEITHKRRLSALGPGGLSRERAGFEVRDVHYTHYGRLCPIETPEGPNIGLISSLGVYAKVNGMGFIETPYRKVTNGKVDLVSTPVYLSAEEEEGKMIAQANIEMTEDGQITADKVIAREEGDFPVVDPNVVDYTDVAPNQIASISASLIPFLEHDDANRALMGSNMMRQAVPLLRPEAPIVGTGLERQVASDSRVLINAEGPGVVEYVDANIITIKYDRSEEERMVSFDSDDKTYNLIKFRKTNQSTSINLKPIVRKGDRVIKGQVLSEGYATQNGELALGRNLKVAFMPWKGYNFEDAIVISEKVVRDDIFTSIHVDDYSLEVRDTKLGNEELTNDIPNVSEEATKDLDENGMIRIGAEVKPGDILIGKITPKGESDPTPEEKLLRAIFGDKAGDVKDASLKASPSLHGVVLDKKLFARAVKDKRKRSQDKDSLAKLEMDFEVKFVELKDKLVDKLFNIVNGKTSQGVMNDLGEEVLPKGKKYTQKMLNAVEDFAHLNKGMWVADDETNKMVNDLIHNYKIKLNDLQGALRREKFTITVGDELPSGILKLAKVYIAKKRKLKVGDKMAGRHGNKGIVARIVRHEDMPFLEDGTPVDIVLNPLGVPSRMNIGQIYETVLGWAGQKLGRKYATPIFDGATLDQINELTDEAGIPRFGHTYLYDGGTGERFHQRATVGVIYMLKLGHMVDDKMHARSIGPYSLITQQPLGGKAQFGGQRFGEMEVWALEAYGASSTLREILTVKSDDVIGRAKTYEAIVKGESMPEPGLPESFNVLMHELKGLGLDIRLED; encoded by the coding sequence ATGATAACAAATCAGACTGAAAGATTAAATTTTGCCTCAACCAAAAATATTCCTGACTATCCGGATTTTCTTGATATTCAGGTTAAGTCTTTTAAAGATTTCTTTCAACTTGAAACTAAATCCGATGAAAGAGGCAACGAAGGTCTTTATAACACCTTCATGGAAAACTTTCCAATTACCGATACCAGAAACCAATTTGTATTGGAGTTCCTTGATTACTTTGTAGATCCACCACGTTACACAATCCAAGAGTGTATTGAGAGAGGACTTACATACAGTGTGCCGCTTAAAGCCAGGCTGAAACTGTATTGTACCGATCCGGAGCACGAGGATTTTGAAACGATAGTTCAGGATGTATATCTTGGAACAATCCCTTATATGACACCAAGTGGTACATTCGTGATCAATGGTGCAGAAAGGGTTGTTGTATCGCAATTGCATAGATCACCAGGGGTATTCTTTGGACAATCGTTTCATGCAAACGGAACAAAATTATATTCTGCCAGAGTAATTCCTTTCAAAGGATCATGGATTGAATTTGCTACCGATATCAATAGCGTTATGTACGCCTATATCGATAGAAAGAAAAAATTACCGGTTACTACATTGTTCAGGGCAATTGGGTTTGAAAGAGACAAGGATATCCTTGAGATTTTTGACCTTGCTGAAGAAATTAAAGTTTCTAAAACTGGACTTAAAAAATATATCGGAAGAAAATTAGCTGCCCGTGTATTGAATACATGGCATGAAGATTTCGTAGATGAAGATACTGGCGAGGTAGTTTCTATCGAGCGTAATGAGATTATCCTGGATCGTGATACTATCATCGATAAGGATAATGTGGAAGAAATCATCGATGCTAATGTGAAAACCGTTTTGTTGCATAAAGAGGATAATAACCAGGCTGATTATGCCATTATCCACAATACGCTTCAAAAGGATCCAACAAACTCTGAAAAAGAAGCTGTTGAGCACATTTACCGTCAGTTGCGTAATGCTGAACCGCCTGATGAGGAAACCGCTCGTGGCATTATCGATAAATTGTTCTTCTCTGACCAACGTTACAACTTAGGTGAAGTAGGTCGTTACAGAATGAACAAAAAACTTGGTTTGGATATTCCAATGGAAAAGCAAGTGCTTACCAAAGAAGATATCATTACCATTGTGAAATACCTGATCGAATTGATCAACTCTAAAGCAGAGATTGATGATATCGATCACTTGTCAAACCGTCGTGTAAGAACAGTTGGTGAACAACTTTCTGCTCAGTTCGGTGTCGGTTTGGCCCGTATGGCGAGAACCATCAGAGAGCGTATGAACGTTAGAGATAACGAGGTGTTTACACCTATCGATTTGATCAATGCTAAAACATTATCATCGGTAATTAACTCTTTCTTTGGAACAAACCAGTTATCTCAGTTCATGGACCAAACGAATCCATTAGCAGAGATTACGCACAAAAGAAGATTGTCTGCCCTTGGACCTGGTGGTCTTTCCCGTGAAAGAGCCGGATTTGAGGTACGTGACGTTCACTATACACACTACGGACGTTTATGTCCTATTGAAACACCAGAGGGACCAAACATTGGTTTGATCTCTTCTCTTGGAGTGTATGCTAAAGTGAATGGAATGGGATTCATCGAAACACCATACCGTAAGGTAACCAATGGTAAAGTTGACTTGGTTTCTACTCCTGTATATTTAAGTGCAGAAGAAGAAGAAGGTAAGATGATTGCTCAGGCAAATATTGAAATGACTGAGGACGGACAGATTACTGCCGACAAGGTTATTGCCCGTGAAGAAGGCGATTTCCCGGTTGTGGATCCGAATGTTGTTGATTATACTGACGTTGCTCCGAACCAGATCGCATCGATTTCGGCTTCATTGATTCCTTTCCTGGAACATGATGATGCTAACCGTGCGTTGATGGGATCAAACATGATGCGTCAGGCGGTTCCTTTGCTACGACCAGAAGCCCCAATTGTGGGTACAGGTCTTGAGCGCCAGGTAGCGTCTGATTCCCGAGTATTGATTAATGCAGAAGGTCCTGGGGTTGTAGAATATGTGGATGCTAATATCATCACCATTAAATATGACAGGTCAGAAGAAGAAAGAATGGTAAGTTTTGACTCAGATGACAAAACCTACAATTTGATCAAATTCAGAAAAACCAACCAGAGTACTTCTATTAACCTGAAACCAATCGTAAGAAAAGGGGATAGGGTAATTAAAGGACAAGTACTTTCTGAAGGATATGCTACCCAGAATGGAGAGCTTGCTTTAGGTAGAAACCTTAAAGTGGCGTTTATGCCATGGAAGGGATATAACTTTGAGGATGCAATCGTAATTTCTGAGAAAGTAGTTCGTGATGACATTTTTACCTCTATACACGTTGATGACTATTCATTGGAAGTTAGAGATACTAAATTGGGTAACGAAGAATTAACGAATGATATTCCAAACGTTAGTGAAGAAGCTACCAAAGATTTAGATGAGAATGGTATGATCAGGATTGGTGCTGAAGTAAAACCTGGCGATATCCTAATCGGAAAAATTACACCAAAAGGAGAATCAGATCCTACTCCGGAAGAGAAATTGCTTCGTGCAATCTTCGGGGATAAAGCAGGTGATGTAAAAGATGCTTCGTTAAAAGCATCTCCTTCATTACACGGTGTGGTTTTGGACAAAAAATTATTTGCGAGAGCGGTAAAAGATAAACGTAAACGTTCACAGGATAAAGATAGCCTGGCGAAACTTGAAATGGACTTCGAAGTAAAATTCGTAGAGCTGAAAGATAAGCTGGTTGACAAATTATTCAATATCGTTAACGGAAAAACATCTCAGGGTGTAATGAATGATTTGGGTGAGGAAGTATTACCAAAAGGTAAGAAATATACCCAAAAAATGTTGAATGCTGTTGAAGATTTCGCACACCTTAACAAAGGGATGTGGGTAGCAGATGATGAAACCAATAAAATGGTGAATGACCTGATCCACAACTACAAAATTAAGCTGAATGACCTTCAGGGAGCACTGAGAAGAGAGAAATTCACCATTACAGTGGGGGATGAACTTCCTTCAGGAATTTTAAAACTGGCTAAAGTTTACATCGCTAAGAAACGTAAACTGAAAGTAGGGGATAAAATGGCAGGACGTCACGGAAATAAAGGTATTGTTGCCCGAATTGTTCGTCACGAAGATATGCCATTCCTGGAAGATGGAACACCGGTAGATATCGTGTTGAACCCACTTGGGGTACCTTCACGTATGAATATCGGTCAGATTTATGAAACTGTTCTTGGATGGGCCGGACAGAAATTAGGTAGAAAATATGCTACTCCAATTTTTGATGGTGCTACATTAGACCAGATTAATGAATTGACAGATGAGGCTGGAATTCCAAGATTTGGACATACTTACCTTTATGATGGAGGAACTGGTGAGCGTTTCCACCAACGTGCTACTGTCGGTGTAATTTATATGCTGAAATTAGGGCACATGGTTGATGATAAAATGCACGCACGTTCTATCGGACCGTATTCTCTTATTACACAACAACCATTGGGTGGTAAAGCTCAATTTGGTGGTCAGCGTTTTGGAGAGATGGAGGTTTGGGCTCTTGAAGCTTATGGTGCATCCAGTACATTAAGAGAGATCCTAACGGTTAAATCTGATGATGTTATCGGTAGAGCTAAAACTTACGAAGCAATCGTTAAGGGTGAATCTATGCCGGAACCAGGATTACCTGAATCGTTCAATGTATTAATGCACGAACTTAAAGGTCTTGGATTGGATATTAGATTAGAAGATTAA
- the rplL gene encoding 50S ribosomal protein L7/L12, whose product MADLKQFAEQLVNLTVKEVNELATILKDEYGIEPAAAAVVVAAGGGDAAAEEQTEFTVILKEAGASKLAVVKAVKELTGLGLKEAKDLVDSAPAPVKEGISKDEAEGLKKSLEEAGAVIELK is encoded by the coding sequence ATGGCAGATTTGAAACAATTCGCAGAACAATTAGTTAACCTTACAGTTAAAGAAGTTAACGAATTAGCAACAATATTAAAAGATGAGTATGGTATTGAGCCTGCTGCTGCAGCTGTTGTAGTTGCTGCTGGTGGTGGAGATGCTGCTGCTGAAGAGCAAACAGAATTCACAGTAATCCTTAAAGAAGCTGGAGCTTCTAAATTAGCTGTTGTAAAAGCGGTTAAAGAATTAACAGGATTAGGTCTTAAAGAAGCTAAAGATTTAGTTGACTCTGCACCTGCACCTGTAAAAGAAGGTATTTCTAAAGATGAGGCTGAAGGTCTTAAAAAATCATTAGAAGAAGCTGGAGCTGTAATTGAACTTAAGTAA
- the rplJ gene encoding 50S ribosomal protein L10 yields MTREEKSIAIEDLTAQLAGSNIVYVADISGLNAETTSNLRRACFKAGIKLEVVKNTLLEKAMGASDKDYGDLPSVLKGNTSIFFADVANAPAKIIKDFRKKSDKPVFKGAYINQEIYIGDNLLDSLASLKSKEEVIGEIIGLLQSPAQRVIAALQNQFSKEEEVATEAE; encoded by the coding sequence ATGACTAGAGAAGAAAAATCAATCGCGATTGAAGATTTAACTGCACAGTTAGCTGGTTCAAATATTGTTTATGTAGCAGATATTTCCGGACTAAATGCAGAGACAACTTCAAACCTTAGAAGAGCTTGTTTTAAAGCAGGGATAAAATTAGAAGTAGTTAAGAACACTTTGCTTGAAAAAGCTATGGGTGCTTCCGATAAAGACTATGGAGATTTACCATCTGTTTTAAAAGGTAACACTTCTATATTTTTTGCAGATGTAGCAAATGCTCCTGCAAAAATCATCAAAGATTTCCGTAAAAAATCGGATAAGCCAGTTTTCAAAGGGGCTTATATCAACCAGGAAATCTATATTGGTGATAACTTATTAGATTCATTAGCTTCGCTGAAATCGAAAGAAGAAGTTATTGGGGAAATCATTGGATTACTTCAATCACCGGCGCAAAGAGTTATTGCAGCTCTTCAAAACCAATTCTCGAAAGAAGAAGAAGTTGCTACTGAAGCTGAATAA
- the rplA gene encoding 50S ribosomal protein L1, with protein MAKLTKKQKEAASKIEKNKLYSLKDASALIKVVASAKFDESVDIAVKLGVDPRKANQMVRGVVTLPHGTGKDVRVLALVTPDKEAEARAAGADHVGLDDYLQKIKDGWTDIDVIITMPAVMGKLGPLGRVLGPRGLMPNPKTGTVTMDVAKAIQEVKAGKIDFRVDKTGIVHAGIGRISFGAEQITENAHEIIQTLLKLKPTAAKGTYIKSIHLSSTMSPAIALDPKAV; from the coding sequence ATGGCAAAATTGACAAAAAAACAAAAAGAGGCTGCATCAAAAATTGAAAAGAATAAACTATACTCTTTGAAAGATGCTTCTGCATTAATTAAAGTGGTTGCTTCTGCAAAATTTGACGAGTCTGTTGATATCGCGGTTAAATTGGGTGTAGATCCAAGAAAAGCGAATCAAATGGTAAGAGGTGTGGTTACTTTACCTCACGGTACTGGTAAGGATGTAAGAGTTCTTGCGTTAGTTACTCCGGATAAAGAAGCTGAAGCTAGAGCTGCTGGTGCAGACCACGTAGGTTTAGATGACTACCTTCAAAAAATTAAAGATGGTTGGACTGATATTGATGTGATCATCACTATGCCAGCTGTTATGGGTAAATTAGGTCCTTTAGGTAGAGTATTAGGCCCAAGAGGTTTAATGCCAAACCCTAAAACAGGAACTGTTACTATGGATGTGGCTAAAGCTATTCAGGAAGTAAAAGCTGGTAAAATTGACTTTAGAGTTGATAAAACTGGTATTGTTCATGCAGGTATCGGAAGAATCTCTTTCGGAGCAGAACAAATTACTGAAAATGCCCACGAAATTATTCAAACATTACTTAAACTTAAACCAACTGCTGCTAAAGGAACATACATCAAAAGTATCCACCTTTCAAGCACCATGAGTCCTGCTATTGCATTAGACCCAAAGGCAGTATAA
- the rplK gene encoding 50S ribosomal protein L11: MAKEISKVVKLQVKGGAANPSPPVGPALGAAGVNIMEFCKQFNARTQDKPGKILPVQITVYKDKSFEFVVKTPPAAIQLLEAAKVKSGSGEPNRKKIASVTWDQIKAIADDKMADLNAFTIESAMSMIAGTARSMGITVTGDAPF, from the coding sequence ATGGCTAAAGAAATTAGTAAAGTAGTTAAACTACAAGTTAAGGGAGGTGCAGCGAACCCATCGCCACCGGTTGGACCTGCTTTAGGTGCTGCTGGTGTTAATATCATGGAGTTCTGTAAGCAATTTAATGCTAGAACACAAGATAAACCCGGCAAAATTTTACCAGTGCAAATCACTGTGTATAAAGACAAATCTTTCGAGTTTGTTGTTAAAACGCCACCTGCTGCTATTCAATTATTAGAAGCTGCAAAAGTAAAATCTGGATCTGGGGAACCAAATCGTAAAAAAATCGCAAGTGTAACTTGGGATCAGATTAAAGCTATCGCTGACGATAAAATGGCTGATTTGAATGCATTCACTATTGAGTCTGCTATGAGCATGATCGCTGGAACAGCTAGATCTATGGGTATAACTGTAACTGGAGACGCTCCTTTTTAA
- the nusG gene encoding transcription termination/antitermination protein NusG — MTDSSVKKWYVVRAVSGQENKVKAYIETEINRLGMSDYISQVLVPTEKVVTVKDGKKISKEKVYFPGYVMIEAALTGEIPHIIKSITGVIGFLGEVKGGDPVPLRMSEVNRMLGKVDELAVKTDSHSIPFNIGETIKVVDGPFNGFNGTVEKINDEKRKLEVMVKIFGRKTPLELSFMQVEKV, encoded by the coding sequence ATGACAGATAGTAGTGTGAAAAAATGGTACGTTGTAAGAGCTGTAAGTGGACAGGAAAATAAAGTTAAGGCTTATATTGAGACCGAAATCAATAGATTAGGTATGTCTGATTATATTTCTCAAGTACTTGTCCCTACTGAAAAGGTGGTTACAGTAAAAGACGGAAAGAAGATCAGTAAAGAAAAAGTATACTTTCCTGGTTATGTTATGATTGAAGCTGCTCTTACAGGAGAAATTCCTCATATTATTAAATCAATTACAGGAGTTATTGGTTTTTTAGGTGAAGTTAAAGGTGGTGATCCAGTTCCTTTAAGGATGTCTGAAGTGAACAGGATGTTAGGTAAAGTGGATGAGTTAGCTGTGAAAACAGACAGTCATTCAATTCCTTTTAATATTGGGGAAACAATTAAGGTGGTTGATGGTCCTTTCAACGGGTTCAATGGAACAGTTGAGAAAATCAATGATGAAAAGCGTAAACTTGAAGTGATGGTTAAGATTTTCGGAAGAAAAACACCATTGGAGTTGAGTTTTATGCAAGTTGAAAAAGTATAA
- the secE gene encoding preprotein translocase subunit SecE — MAKVGNYISEAFGELKTNVTWPEWAEVQRLTIIVAVFSILFALATWGVDVVFAKAIAGFFSWINS, encoded by the coding sequence ATGGCAAAAGTTGGTAATTACATTAGCGAAGCTTTCGGGGAATTAAAAACGAATGTTACTTGGCCGGAATGGGCTGAAGTGCAACGATTAACCATTATAGTTGCGGTTTTTTCAATACTATTTGCTCTTGCGACTTGGGGAGTAGATGTGGTTTTTGCAAAAGCAATAGCTGGTTTCTTTTCTTGGATAAATTCTTAA
- the tuf gene encoding elongation factor Tu, with translation MAKENFNRSKPHLNIGTIGHVDHGKTTLTAAITKVLSDAGYCQAKSFDQIDNAPEEKERGITINTSHVEYETATRHYAHVDCPGHADYVKNMVTGAAQMDGAIIVVAATDGPMPQTREHILLGRQVGIPRLVVFMNKVDMVDDAELLELVEMEIRDLLSFYDYDGDNTPVVQGSALGGLNNDPAWVPKILELMAAVDSWIEEPIRDTAKPFLMPVEDVFTITGRGTVATGRIETGIANTGDAVEIIGMGADKLTSTITGVEMFRKILDRGEAGDNVGLLLRGVDKESIKRGMVIVKPGSVKPHAKFKAEVYILKKEEGGRHTPFHNNYRPQFYVRTTDVTGTIMLPTGVEMVMPGDNLTIDVTLLSPIALSVGLRFAIREGGRTVGAGQVTEIVE, from the coding sequence ATGGCAAAGGAGAATTTTAACCGTTCCAAACCGCACTTAAATATAGGTACAATTGGACACGTGGATCACGGAAAAACTACTTTAACTGCTGCTATTACGAAAGTATTATCAGATGCAGGTTACTGTCAGGCAAAATCGTTTGATCAAATCGACAACGCTCCAGAGGAGAAAGAAAGAGGTATTACAATTAATACATCTCACGTTGAGTATGAAACTGCTACCCGTCACTATGCACACGTTGACTGTCCAGGTCACGCGGATTACGTGAAAAACATGGTTACAGGTGCTGCTCAAATGGATGGTGCTATCATCGTTGTAGCTGCTACTGACGGACCAATGCCACAAACTCGTGAGCACATCCTTTTAGGACGCCAGGTAGGTATTCCAAGATTGGTTGTATTCATGAACAAAGTGGATATGGTTGATGATGCTGAGTTGTTGGAATTAGTAGAAATGGAAATCAGAGATTTATTGTCTTTCTATGACTATGATGGAGATAATACTCCAGTAGTTCAAGGGTCTGCTTTAGGTGGATTGAATAATGATCCTGCTTGGGTACCAAAAATTCTTGAATTGATGGCTGCTGTTGATAGCTGGATTGAAGAGCCAATTAGGGATACTGCAAAACCATTCTTGATGCCGGTTGAAGATGTATTTACAATTACAGGACGTGGAACTGTTGCTACAGGTCGTATCGAAACTGGTATTGCTAATACAGGTGATGCTGTTGAAATCATTGGTATGGGAGCTGATAAATTGACTTCTACTATTACAGGAGTTGAGATGTTCCGTAAAATCCTTGACAGAGGTGAAGCTGGAGATAACGTAGGTTTGCTTTTAAGAGGTGTTGATAAAGAATCTATCAAAAGAGGAATGGTTATCGTTAAGCCAGGATCAGTAAAGCCACACGCTAAATTCAAAGCTGAGGTTTATATCTTGAAAAAAGAAGAAGGTGGACGTCATACTCCATTCCATAATAATTACCGTCCACAGTTCTACGTACGTACAACTGACGTAACTGGAACTATCATGCTACCAACAGGTGTTGAGATGGTTATGCCAGGGGACAACTTAACTATTGATGTAACATTGTTAAGCCCAATCGCATTAAGCGTAGGTTTACGTTTCGCTATCCGTGAAGGTGGTAGAACTGTAGGCGCAGGACAGGTTACTGAAATTGTTGAGTAA
- the hpf gene encoding ribosome hibernation-promoting factor, HPF/YfiA family, which translates to MKVNVQAVNFNVDAKLLGFIQERMDKLERFYDKVVSADVFLKVENTSDKENKIIEIKIHVPGDEFIVKKQCKTFEEGTDLASSSLERVLLKRKEKIRTHI; encoded by the coding sequence ATGAAGGTAAATGTCCAAGCTGTCAATTTTAATGTTGATGCAAAACTTTTAGGATTCATTCAAGAGCGAATGGATAAATTAGAACGGTTTTATGATAAAGTAGTTTCTGCCGATGTTTTTTTGAAGGTTGAGAATACAAGTGATAAAGAAAATAAAATTATTGAGATTAAGATTCATGTCCCCGGTGACGAGTTTATTGTTAAAAAGCAATGTAAAACTTTTGAGGAAGGTACGGATTTAGCCTCTAGTTCATTAGAAAGAGTTTTGTTGAAACGAAAAGAAAAAATAAGAACACACATATAA
- a CDS encoding tyrosine-type recombinase/integrase produces the protein MQNNKQSFRDYLQLEKHYSLLTVNAYGRDVEFFQQFLISEFEQESLEEANYSQIRSWIVSLVDGGMANSSVNRKVASLKAFYRFLLKTKQIDLNPLAKHRALKAPKKLQIPFSEHEVSDVFQELEFTDDFCGRRDKLIIDLLYTTGMRRAELIGLKVKYVDLSNHTLKVLGKRNKERILPLLPVLVRELEMYFSERKKLLDIVDDEFLFVTLKGVKLYDSFVYRLINDYFSKVSEKVKKSPHILRHTFATHLLNNGADLNSVKELLGHSSLASTQIYVHSSLAELKKVYGDAHPRNKK, from the coding sequence ATGCAAAATAACAAACAATCTTTTCGGGATTACCTGCAACTGGAGAAGCATTATTCGCTACTTACGGTGAATGCTTATGGGAGGGACGTGGAGTTTTTCCAGCAATTCCTGATTTCGGAATTCGAACAGGAAAGTCTGGAAGAGGCTAATTACAGTCAGATCCGGAGCTGGATCGTTTCTTTGGTGGATGGTGGTATGGCGAACAGCTCTGTGAACCGGAAAGTAGCATCCCTGAAAGCGTTCTATCGTTTTTTGTTGAAGACAAAACAGATCGATTTGAACCCGTTGGCAAAACACAGAGCCTTGAAAGCGCCTAAAAAACTACAAATTCCTTTTTCGGAGCATGAGGTGTCGGATGTTTTTCAGGAATTAGAATTTACGGATGACTTCTGTGGAAGGCGGGATAAACTGATTATTGATTTGTTGTATACGACGGGAATGCGTCGGGCGGAATTAATTGGATTGAAAGTCAAATACGTTGATCTGTCGAATCATACGCTTAAAGTATTGGGCAAAAGAAATAAAGAACGCATCCTGCCGCTGTTGCCGGTATTGGTTCGGGAGCTTGAAATGTATTTTTCGGAACGTAAAAAGCTATTGGATATTGTGGATGACGAGTTTTTGTTTGTAACGTTAAAGGGCGTTAAATTATATGATTCTTTTGTCTATCGATTAATAAATGATTACTTTAGTAAAGTCTCAGAGAAGGTAAAAAAGAGCCCGCATATCCTACGTCATACGTTTGCGACTCACTTACTGAACAATGGGGCAGATTTAAATTCGGTAAAGGAATTATTAGGACATTCCAGTTTGGCTTCTACTCAGATTTATGTTCACAGTAGCCTGGCGGAATTGAAAAAAGTTTATGGTGATGCGCATCCCAGAAATAAGAAATGA
- the rpsU gene encoding 30S ribosomal protein S21 encodes MLIIPIKDGENIDRALKRYKRKFDKTGVVRQLRSRQAFIKPSVTKRAQIQKAAYIQNMRDNLEN; translated from the coding sequence ATGTTAATTATACCAATTAAAGACGGAGAAAATATCGATAGAGCATTAAAGCGCTATAAAAGAAAATTTGACAAAACAGGTGTTGTAAGACAACTGAGATCACGTCAGGCTTTCATAAAACCTTCAGTTACGAAAAGAGCACAAATTCAAAAAGCTGCTTACATTCAGAACATGAGAGACAATTTAGAGAACTAA
- a CDS encoding IS256 family transposase yields the protein MIEDGKLPKDFAKQFKNKEDFHTFFQDLYKQGIEQLLQGELDAHLGYEKHNIDGYNTGNSRNGSFSKNIKSETLGNMVLAIPRDRNGEFEPQVIGKGQSMSEKIEDAILGMYSRGMTRSDIVEQVKEVYGISVSESTISTISDRILADVDLWTKRALEPQYLIVWMDAVHMKVRTDGKYENHAIYIVIGLKTDGKKEVLGMWLNKEESASFWMTVLSDIKSRGVKDILIACTDNLTGFTKAIRGVFPNTESQLCIVHQIRNSLKFVVVKDRKAFCSAMKEVYTAINQEEAVLALAEFKKNWEAKYKYAVCSWEKNWENLMPFLAYPAEIRKIMYTTNTIENLNRGIRKYTKTKVQFPDEKSVKKSVYLAIQNCEKSWINAIPSWGLIMNQFLVIFGERCNIKH from the coding sequence ATGATCGAAGATGGTAAATTACCCAAAGATTTTGCAAAGCAATTTAAAAACAAAGAAGACTTCCATACTTTTTTTCAAGACCTGTATAAACAAGGCATTGAACAGCTACTCCAGGGAGAATTGGATGCTCATCTGGGATATGAGAAGCATAATATTGACGGATACAATACAGGCAATAGCCGTAATGGTTCTTTCTCAAAGAATATAAAATCAGAGACTTTGGGCAATATGGTCCTGGCTATTCCCCGGGATAGAAATGGTGAATTCGAGCCTCAGGTCATCGGAAAAGGCCAATCGATGAGTGAAAAGATTGAAGATGCTATTTTAGGAATGTACAGTCGTGGAATGACCCGTAGTGATATTGTAGAACAAGTTAAAGAAGTTTATGGGATATCAGTAAGTGAGTCCACGATTTCGACCATCTCTGATAGAATACTGGCTGATGTTGATTTATGGACTAAAAGGGCTTTAGAACCACAGTATCTGATTGTTTGGATGGATGCTGTGCATATGAAAGTAAGAACAGATGGGAAATATGAAAACCATGCAATTTACATTGTAATCGGACTAAAAACAGATGGTAAGAAAGAAGTATTAGGAATGTGGCTAAATAAAGAAGAGTCGGCTTCATTTTGGATGACTGTACTCTCTGACATAAAATCTCGTGGAGTAAAGGATATTCTCATTGCCTGTACAGATAACCTTACCGGATTTACAAAAGCTATCAGAGGTGTTTTTCCAAATACAGAATCCCAGCTTTGCATTGTTCATCAAATAAGGAATAGCCTTAAGTTTGTAGTAGTTAAGGATAGAAAAGCATTTTGCAGTGCAATGAAAGAAGTATATACTGCAATAAATCAGGAAGAAGCCGTTTTAGCTCTGGCTGAATTTAAAAAAAACTGGGAAGCAAAATATAAATATGCCGTTTGCTCCTGGGAAAAGAATTGGGAAAATCTCATGCCTTTTTTGGCCTATCCTGCTGAAATCAGGAAAATAATGTACACCACAAATACAATAGAAAACTTAAACAGGGGAATTAGAAAATATACCAAAACAAAAGTGCAGTTCCCAGATGAAAAAAGCGTCAAGAAATCAGTCTATTTAGCAATACAAAATTGTGAAAAAAGCTGGATAAATGCAATACCAAGCTGGGGATTAATCATGAATCAGTTCTTGGTCATATTTGGAGAAAGGTGTAATATTAAACACTAA